The window GAGTAAACGCCTATATTGCCATTCAGCAAGGGGCGCAAATCAATGCAAACGGAACTGCTGCAAATCCAATAGTATTCACTTCAAACAGCTCCGACCCAGGACCTGGTGATTGGGGTGGATTGGTTATCTTGGGAAGAGCGCCTATAAACTCGACTCCTGATGGTTCTACTGACATTGCTACTTCCGAAGTAGGTGCCTTGGCTTATGGCGGAAATACTCCAGCAGATAATTCTGGAGTTATCCGATATGTGCGTATAGAGTATGCCGGTGGTGCCATTGATGGCAATGCCGAGTTGAACGGACTTTCCCTTTACGCTGTAGGAAACGGAACCTTAATCGACTATGTGCAAGTGTACGAAGGCTCTGATGACGGATTCGAATTCTTTGGTGGAACAGTTGAAGCTAGCCACTTGGTTGTAGTTAATGCTGAGGATGACTCTATCGACTGGACCGAAGGATTTACCGGGGTACTTACAGATGTATATGTACAACACGGAGGTACCATCAACGACAAAGCTTTTGAATGTGACGGTTTCAATACTGACTTCAGCAATGAAGCAGGCTATTTCTCCAACCCAACCGTAACCAATGTAACTGTGGTAGGTGGACCCAATAACGCTGGCGAAGCTGTAAGATTGCGTGCCGGAACACAAGGCACCTTCACAAATGTATTGGTTATCGATTTCGAGGAAGCGTTTGACTTGGATGACGCTGATACGGGTCAAGGTGTATTGGATGATCTTTTGAACATTGTAGACGTTACTTTCACCAACGTTACCGTAACCTTGAAAAACGATACTGGAGCTATTTTTGACGAAACCGACGTTATCTCTGGTGTTGGGAATGGTACTGGTACCGATGTTGCTACTTGGGGTGCTGGTTGGACCGTAGGTATCAACTAATCATCCTTTCAAAATAAGATATTGTAAGCCCCCGGCATTCCGGGGGCTTCTTTTTTGCATTTCATCGAAAAGTAAACCTCTATTTGTCAAAAGGTTCCGCTTTCGCATTCCAATTTTTATATATTTGTGGCATAGCCTTTGTAACCATTAACGTATGAAGCACCTTTACCTCGTCATGTTATTATTTGTCTGCACCCTTGGGTTTTCTCAGGAAAACGCTAGGTCCAACGCAGATATTGACGGGTTTAAGCTCTACCCCAACCCGGTTACCCAAGGCAAAGTGTATATAGAAACCACCCTTAACGCCCCCAAAAAAATCTTGGTTTTTGATGTGTTGGGAACGCAAGTCCTCCAAACCACCATTTTAGGCAAGGAACTCAACCTTTCCGAATTGGACAAAGGGGTCTACATTCTTCGCGTGTTCGAGTACAACAAAGTGGCGACTAGAAAGCTCATTGTGAAATAGTTCCATACTTTTTCCTTACACACCACTTAGCCAAACCACAACAATCAACGCTTTACCACCCATTTTAGTGTTTTCACAACATAAAATGGTTCAAATTACCGTGTTGATTTACTTTTATATTGCACATAGACCCCAAATCAGCGCATATGAAGAAAATCTACTTTGTATTACTACTTATGGCTTTACCATTGTTTTCTTTCGGTCAAGATTTAGTTACCGTGAACAACGAACCGGTACAAGAGCTACAGGGTTTTAAAATGTACCCTAATCCCGCTTATGGGAACGAAGTTTACATTACCACCGAAACCAACGGTGTAAAGGATATTAAGATCTATGATGTATTTGGAGAAGTGGTGCTCACCAGCCGAATCACGACCAACACTCTCGACATTTCACGATTGGTTCCAGGTGTTTATGTACTCCAAGTAACAGAACGCAAAAAAACCATGACCAGAAAACTGGTCGTCAAATAAACCATACTTCATCATTTTTAAAAGGCTTTCTAAAAAGCGGTAAAATTTGAGCTTTGTCAGGTTGAGCGCAGTCGAAACCCATTGATTATCAATGCGTCTTAAGTTCTCGACTGCGCTCGAACTGACAGGTAAACTGCTTTTTAGACAGCCGCTTTTTATTTTTGGGTACTTTTGCCCAAGGATGAAACAGTTTGAGACCCATCGTATTTTCAATATTGAAAAGGCAAGTGAATTCAATGATTTGGCCTTGGATGTTTTTCGTTTCCAGTTTGAAAACAATGTAGTCTATCAGGACTTTTGTCAACACCTAAAAAAAGGACCTGAAACCGTTTCGCATTATCTCGACATCCCTTTTTTACCCATATCCTTCTTTAAGACCCATCGCGTGCTTTCCACCCAAAAAGAAGTCGAAACCATTTTCACGAGCAGCGGCACCACACAAAGCACGACCAGCAAACATTTAGTACCGGACATCAAACTATATGAAAACAGTTTTTTAAGGGCCTTTGAATATTTTTATGAAGCTCCCGAAGAAATCTGCATTTTGGCATTGTTGCCCTCTTATTTGGAAAGGGAAGGTTCCTCGCTCATTTATATGGTCGACTATTTAATCAAAAAATCAAATCATCCTGATAGCGGATTTTACCTTCACAACCTCGATGAACTTCACCGAAAATTGCTTGCCCTAGAGCAAAAAAACACCAAAACCCTTCTGATAAGCGTGTCGTTTGCTTTGCTGGACCTGGCCGAGCAATTCCCTATGAAACTCAAAAACACGACGGTGATGGAGACGGGAGGGATGAAAGGACGTCGTAAGGAACTCATTCGCGAAGAACTCCATCATATCCTAACCCAAGGGTTGGGTGTTGATAGGATTCATTCCGAGTATGGGATGACCGAGCTCTTATCACAAGCGTATTCCAAGGGCAATGGGATTTTCCAAACACCCCCTTGGATGAAAATCATCACTCGCGATACCGAGGACCCGCTCAGCATACAAGCCTACGGAAAAACCGGGGGTATCAACGTCATCGATTTAGCCAATGTTTACTCGTGTTCCTTTATCGCCACACAAGATTTAGGGAAGACCCATGCCAATGGCAGTTTTGAGGTGTTGGGGCGGTTTGATGATTCCGATATCCGCGGCTGTAATTTGATGGTGCTTTAAGTTCTAAAGGTCACTTTTCTGCAAATTACACATAATACGATACCTTTTACAAGGTATAATATGCACTTATTCAATATTTTACATACTTTAAAAAAGTAACCAAACAAACTAAACATGAATCGAAATGCATTCTTAAAAAGAACCGCTCTATCTGCAGCGGCGCTTGCTTCAATGCCCTCATTCGCTCATTTCTCTTCCAAAAATGAAAAAGAGAGCAAGAACCTGAAACCAAAAATCGTAAGAAAAGGAGAAGGAAAACAAGTAAACGTTATCGGAGACCAACAAACCTTTAAATTGACAAGTGAAGACACCAATGGCCTTTTCACCTTGATTGAGGAAGTAAATCCGCCGGGAACCATGATTCCTCCGCATGTACACACCAATGAGGATGAAATCTTCAAGGTTTTGGAAGGAGAGCTTGAAGTTACTGTGGGCGATGAAACTACTGTTTTAAAAGCAGGTGATTTGGCTTTTGCGCCCAAAAATGTACCGCACACCTGGAAAGTGGTGGGCAATCAAGATTGTAAAACCATTTTAAGTGTTTTTCCAGCAGGATTGGAGCTCATGTTCGCCGAATTGGGCAATCTACCACCAGGACCACCAGATTTTGCCAAAGTCAGTGAGATTTGCGGCAGGTATGGAATTACATTTCTAACATAAAAATAAGAGGGTGTCTGAAAATATTGTAATACGTCATTTTGAACCTGCCTGTCGGCAGACAGGTTTATTTCAGAATCTCATCATACATCATATTGTTAAGCAATGCACTATGAGAACCTGAAACAAGTTCAGGTTGACGAAAACAAAACCGACTTTTAGACACCCTCTTTGTGTTTTTACTCCACTACCAACACAAAGTAGTTCTTTTTCCCCCGTTGCAAGAGCACAAATTTATCATTGATCAAATCGGCCGAAGTAATCAAATAATCTTCCTTTACTTTTTCTTTGTTGACCGATATGGAATTTTGTTTCAATTCTCGCCTAGCCTCGCCATTGGAGCCCAAAAATCCGGTCTTTGCTGCTAAGGCCCCGATCATATCCAAGCCTGGTTGAAGCTCTTCTTTGGAAATAGTGGCTTGAGGAACACCATCAAAAACATCTAAAAAAGTCTT is drawn from Flagellimonas sp. MMG031 and contains these coding sequences:
- a CDS encoding T9SS type A sorting domain-containing protein, whose translation is MKKIYFVLLLMALPLFSFGQDLVTVNNEPVQELQGFKMYPNPAYGNEVYITTETNGVKDIKIYDVFGEVVLTSRITTNTLDISRLVPGVYVLQVTERKKTMTRKLVVK
- a CDS encoding acyl transferase, which gives rise to MKQFETHRIFNIEKASEFNDLALDVFRFQFENNVVYQDFCQHLKKGPETVSHYLDIPFLPISFFKTHRVLSTQKEVETIFTSSGTTQSTTSKHLVPDIKLYENSFLRAFEYFYEAPEEICILALLPSYLEREGSSLIYMVDYLIKKSNHPDSGFYLHNLDELHRKLLALEQKNTKTLLISVSFALLDLAEQFPMKLKNTTVMETGGMKGRRKELIREELHHILTQGLGVDRIHSEYGMTELLSQAYSKGNGIFQTPPWMKIITRDTEDPLSIQAYGKTGGINVIDLANVYSCSFIATQDLGKTHANGSFEVLGRFDDSDIRGCNLMVL
- a CDS encoding T9SS type A sorting domain-containing protein gives rise to the protein MKHLYLVMLLFVCTLGFSQENARSNADIDGFKLYPNPVTQGKVYIETTLNAPKKILVFDVLGTQVLQTTILGKELNLSELDKGVYILRVFEYNKVATRKLIVK
- a CDS encoding multidrug transporter, with product MKNKFLFLGIAAALFIACEADDTSDIVITDNSVTNNTTNNTSGGGGEEVTAVSLNGLYTQDLTLDPDIAYTVTGPVLMANGTTLTIPAGMTIEVEPIGVNAYIAIQQGAQINANGTAANPIVFTSNSSDPGPGDWGGLVILGRAPINSTPDGSTDIATSEVGALAYGGNTPADNSGVIRYVRIEYAGGAIDGNAELNGLSLYAVGNGTLIDYVQVYEGSDDGFEFFGGTVEASHLVVVNAEDDSIDWTEGFTGVLTDVYVQHGGTINDKAFECDGFNTDFSNEAGYFSNPTVTNVTVVGGPNNAGEAVRLRAGTQGTFTNVLVIDFEEAFDLDDADTGQGVLDDLLNIVDVTFTNVTVTLKNDTGAIFDETDVISGVGNGTGTDVATWGAGWTVGIN
- a CDS encoding quercetin 2,3-dioxygenase, with amino-acid sequence MNRNAFLKRTALSAAALASMPSFAHFSSKNEKESKNLKPKIVRKGEGKQVNVIGDQQTFKLTSEDTNGLFTLIEEVNPPGTMIPPHVHTNEDEIFKVLEGELEVTVGDETTVLKAGDLAFAPKNVPHTWKVVGNQDCKTILSVFPAGLELMFAELGNLPPGPPDFAKVSEICGRYGITFLT